A single genomic interval of Streptomyces sp. NBC_00663 harbors:
- a CDS encoding amidase: MTHDRSAGGAAPDRFAGLVETARALADGAVTARALVERTLARIEADQGSLNAFRIVRAEAALAEADAADKELAAGVRRPLLGVPVAVKDDMDVAGEPTAFGCQGEFPPVAEDGEAVRRLRAAGAVVVGKTNTCELGQWPFTEGPAFGATRNPWSADHTPGGSSGGSAAAVAAGLVPAALGSDGAGSVRIPASWTHLIGIKPQRGRISTWPRGESFQGITVNGTLARTVADAALLLDAASGNHALDPHRPPSMDASEAARRDPGRRLRIALALKPPFTALPARLQPAVRAKVVQLAEQLAALGHTVEEADPPYGQIGLTFIPRATVGLAEHVGEAPFPALLDRRTRDAARLGRLLGGAPLRAARRAEAVLHRRIGAFFTSYDVVLAPTTAAPPPRVGSMLGLGGFATDRAMIAACPYAWPWNVLGWPGVNVPAGFVDGGLPVGAQLLGPANSEPLLISLAAQLEAELRWHEAWPPRRFAVDSPAV, from the coding sequence ATGACGCACGACCGTTCCGCAGGCGGTGCGGCGCCCGACCGTTTTGCGGGCCTGGTGGAGACCGCACGCGCGCTGGCCGACGGTGCCGTCACCGCACGCGCGCTCGTCGAGCGGACCCTCGCCCGGATCGAGGCCGACCAGGGCTCGCTGAACGCCTTCCGGATCGTGCGGGCCGAGGCCGCGCTCGCCGAGGCCGACGCCGCCGACAAGGAGCTCGCGGCCGGAGTGCGCAGGCCGCTGCTCGGGGTGCCGGTGGCCGTGAAGGACGACATGGACGTGGCGGGCGAGCCCACCGCGTTCGGCTGCCAGGGGGAGTTCCCGCCGGTCGCCGAGGACGGTGAGGCCGTACGACGGCTGCGGGCCGCCGGGGCCGTCGTCGTCGGCAAGACCAACACCTGTGAGCTCGGGCAGTGGCCCTTCACCGAGGGGCCCGCCTTCGGGGCCACTCGTAATCCGTGGAGCGCAGACCACACGCCGGGCGGCTCGTCGGGTGGTTCGGCCGCCGCCGTCGCCGCGGGGCTCGTACCGGCAGCTCTCGGCTCCGACGGCGCCGGGTCGGTGCGCATTCCGGCCTCCTGGACCCATCTCATCGGCATCAAGCCGCAGCGTGGCCGCATCTCCACCTGGCCGCGCGGCGAGTCCTTCCAGGGCATCACCGTCAACGGCACCCTGGCCCGCACCGTCGCGGACGCCGCGCTCCTGCTCGACGCGGCGAGCGGCAACCACGCCCTCGACCCGCACCGCCCGCCGTCCATGGACGCCTCCGAGGCCGCCCGCCGCGACCCCGGCCGCCGCCTGCGCATCGCCCTCGCCCTGAAACCGCCGTTCACCGCACTGCCCGCCCGGCTCCAACCGGCGGTACGGGCGAAGGTCGTCCAACTCGCCGAGCAGCTCGCCGCGTTGGGGCACACGGTCGAGGAGGCCGACCCGCCGTACGGCCAGATCGGCCTCACCTTCATCCCGCGCGCCACCGTCGGCCTCGCCGAGCACGTCGGCGAGGCGCCCTTCCCCGCGCTGCTCGACCGGCGCACCCGCGACGCCGCCCGCCTCGGCCGGCTGCTCGGCGGGGCACCGCTGCGGGCCGCGCGGCGCGCGGAGGCGGTCCTGCACCGCCGTATCGGCGCCTTCTTCACCTCGTACGACGTCGTCCTCGCGCCCACCACGGCCGCTCCCCCGCCCCGCGTCGGCTCGATGCTCGGCCTCGGCGGCTTCGCCACCGACCGGGCGATGATCGCCGCCTGCCCCTACGCCTGGCCGTGGAACGTGCTGGGCTGGCCCGGTGTCAACGTCCCCGCGGGCTTCGTGGACGGCGGTCTGCCGGTCGGGGCGCAGTTGCTCGGTCCGGCCAACAGCGAGCCGCTTCTGATCTCCCTCGCGGCGCAGTTGGAGGCGGAGCTGCGCTGGCACGAGGCGTGGCCGCCGCGGAGGTTCGCCGTCGACTCACCGGCCGTGTGA
- a CDS encoding class I SAM-dependent methyltransferase, producing MSVQQYDAIGEAFEGFKALPMIRYGEVPSFLGLVGDVRGKSVLDLACGTGFYSREFRRRGATDVLGVDISGEMIAVARDIERAEPLGVRYEVGDVAELRPLDRRFDIALGVQCLNYAEDIAELERMCRNVHRGLVPGGEFFVLCQRPDYRFDCASLDQYGFRCEPTGEEAEAGPRCRVTALLEPQPISILGTVPRREVYEASLRGAGFGELEWVPLSVSEAGVREFGEEFWADLLAHPPLVMLRCRA from the coding sequence ATGAGTGTGCAGCAGTACGACGCGATCGGTGAGGCGTTCGAGGGGTTCAAGGCCCTGCCGATGATCCGGTACGGCGAAGTGCCCAGTTTTCTGGGGCTCGTCGGGGACGTGCGGGGCAAGTCGGTGCTGGACCTGGCGTGCGGGACCGGCTTCTACAGCCGGGAGTTCAGGCGGCGCGGCGCCACCGACGTCCTCGGGGTCGACATCTCGGGCGAGATGATCGCCGTCGCGCGGGACATCGAGCGTGCCGAACCTCTCGGCGTGCGCTACGAGGTCGGGGACGTGGCCGAACTGCGGCCCCTCGACCGGCGCTTCGACATCGCCCTCGGTGTGCAGTGCCTCAACTACGCCGAGGACATCGCGGAGTTGGAGCGGATGTGCCGCAACGTCCACCGCGGCCTGGTCCCGGGCGGTGAGTTCTTCGTGCTCTGCCAGCGGCCCGACTACCGGTTCGACTGCGCGTCCCTCGACCAGTACGGCTTCCGCTGCGAGCCCACCGGCGAGGAGGCGGAGGCCGGTCCGCGATGCCGGGTCACCGCCCTCCTCGAACCGCAGCCGATCAGCATCCTCGGCACGGTTCCGCGCCGCGAGGTCTACGAGGCGTCGCTGCGGGGGGCCGGCTTCGGTGAGCTGGAGTGGGTGCCGTTGAGCGTGTCCGAGGCGGGCGTCCGCGAGTTCGGCGAGGAGTTCTGGGCGGACCTGCTCGCGCACCCGCCGCTGGTGATGCTGCGCTGCCGGGCCTGA
- a CDS encoding DUF3105 domain-containing protein gives MASANSKSTRTSTKKSRNTNGSKADARRARVEEQRRAEQARERRNRIITIAASTAILAGLVGGGWYLIDAADAEEQAQAAPVSGEKSWSKLSQTHVDTAVDYPMTPPVGGDHAPVWQNCNGDVYSDPIQNENAVHSLEHGAVWITYNDKAADTDVKSLSGKVATTPYTLMSPYPDQSSPITLSAWGHQLNVTKGSDPRVGEFLEKYVQGSQTPEPGAACTGGKA, from the coding sequence ATGGCTTCCGCCAACTCGAAGAGCACCAGAACCAGTACGAAGAAGAGCAGGAACACCAACGGCTCCAAGGCCGATGCCCGGCGCGCCCGCGTCGAGGAACAGCGCCGCGCCGAGCAGGCCCGTGAACGCCGCAACCGGATCATCACCATCGCCGCCTCCACCGCGATCCTCGCCGGTCTGGTCGGTGGCGGCTGGTACCTGATCGACGCCGCCGACGCCGAGGAACAGGCCCAGGCCGCGCCGGTCTCCGGCGAGAAGTCGTGGTCGAAGCTGAGCCAGACCCACGTCGACACCGCGGTCGACTATCCGATGACGCCGCCCGTCGGCGGCGACCACGCCCCCGTCTGGCAGAACTGCAACGGCGACGTCTACTCCGACCCGATACAGAACGAGAACGCCGTGCACTCCCTGGAACACGGCGCGGTCTGGATCACGTACAACGACAAGGCCGCGGACACCGACGTCAAGTCCCTGTCCGGCAAGGTCGCCACAACCCCGTACACCCTGATGAGCCCGTACCCCGACCAGTCCTCGCCGATCACGCTCTCCGCCTGGGGCCACCAGCTGAACGTGACGAAGGGGTCCGATCCGCGGGTGGGCGAGTTCCTGGAGAAGTACGTGCAGGGCAGTCAGACCCCCGAGCCGGGCGCGGCCTGCACGGGCGGCAAGGCCTGA
- a CDS encoding DUF1326 domain-containing protein has protein sequence MSEQATTTATRWHLTGDWFDVCKCAIPCPCTFAQPPTYGDCEGVMVWHIREGYYGDVRLDGLNVLMLASFTGNVWAGEHSDPYAAVFLDERADEQQRAALGAVFGGEAGGWPAQFGEMFHPEMRGMDVAPVHVEIDEDLAGWRADVPGRVKAVAEAFTGPTTPEGGRVQVHNAPGAEVGPGQVATWGRATVDEANAFGFSWDHSGKSSKHFPFDWSGPD, from the coding sequence ATGTCTGAGCAGGCCACCACCACTGCGACGCGCTGGCATCTGACCGGCGACTGGTTCGATGTGTGCAAGTGCGCCATCCCCTGCCCGTGCACGTTCGCCCAGCCCCCGACCTACGGCGACTGCGAAGGCGTCATGGTCTGGCACATCCGGGAGGGCTACTACGGCGACGTACGGCTCGACGGCCTCAACGTCCTGATGCTCGCCTCCTTCACGGGCAATGTCTGGGCCGGCGAGCACAGCGATCCGTACGCCGCGGTCTTCCTCGACGAACGGGCCGACGAACAGCAGCGGGCCGCGCTCGGTGCCGTCTTCGGCGGGGAGGCGGGCGGCTGGCCCGCGCAGTTCGGGGAGATGTTCCACCCCGAGATGCGCGGGATGGACGTCGCTCCGGTCCATGTGGAGATCGACGAGGATCTCGCAGGCTGGCGGGCCGACGTGCCCGGCCGGGTCAAGGCGGTGGCCGAGGCATTCACCGGGCCGACGACTCCCGAAGGCGGGCGCGTCCAGGTCCACAACGCGCCGGGCGCCGAGGTGGGGCCGGGTCAGGTCGCCACCTGGGGCCGGGCCACCGTCGACGAGGCGAACGCGTTCGGCTTCTCCTGGGACCACTCCGGCAAGTCGAGCAAGCACTTCCCCTTCGACTGGAGCGGCCCCGACTGA
- a CDS encoding SGNH/GDSL hydrolase family protein, whose product MVDSGYVRYVALGDSQTEGLGDGDDVQGLRGWADRLAEQLVRASPGLLYANLAVRGRLAGQVRAEQLAPALALKPDLATVVAGVNDLLRPRFDADEVAGHLEAMFAALTDQGARVATLTFPDVSRITPLARPLGPRVAALNARIREAGARHGVLVAETADHPVVTDPRLWSPDRLHAGPLGHARIAAAVAQALALPGSDDSWTRPLPVDPRATSGLRVLAGELRWAGSFLGPWLVRRVRGRSSGDGRRAKRPELLPVLALD is encoded by the coding sequence ATGGTGGACAGCGGATACGTGCGGTACGTCGCCCTTGGTGACAGCCAGACCGAGGGGCTCGGCGACGGTGACGACGTACAGGGGTTGCGGGGCTGGGCCGACCGGCTCGCCGAGCAGCTCGTACGCGCATCACCGGGCCTGCTCTACGCCAACCTCGCCGTCCGTGGGCGCCTCGCGGGACAGGTGCGGGCCGAACAGCTCGCGCCCGCCCTCGCGTTGAAGCCCGACCTCGCCACGGTGGTCGCCGGGGTCAACGACCTGTTGCGGCCCCGCTTCGACGCCGACGAGGTGGCCGGACACCTGGAGGCGATGTTCGCCGCGCTCACCGATCAGGGCGCCCGCGTGGCCACGCTGACCTTCCCCGACGTCTCCCGGATCACCCCGCTGGCCCGCCCCCTCGGCCCTCGCGTCGCCGCCCTCAACGCCCGCATCCGCGAGGCGGGGGCGCGGCACGGCGTGCTGGTCGCCGAGACCGCCGACCATCCGGTCGTGACCGACCCCCGTCTGTGGAGCCCCGACCGGCTGCACGCCGGCCCGCTCGGCCATGCCCGGATCGCCGCCGCCGTCGCCCAGGCGCTCGCCCTGCCGGGCAGCGACGACAGCTGGACCCGGCCGCTGCCCGTCGACCCGCGCGCGACCTCGGGGCTGCGGGTCCTCGCAGGCGAACTGCGCTGGGCCGGTTCCTTCCTGGGGCCGTGGCTGGTACGGCGGGTCAGGGGCCGCTCGTCCGGCGACGGACGGCGGGCCAAGCGCCCGGAATTGCTCCCGGTGCTCGCCCTGGACTGA
- a CDS encoding DUF2182 domain-containing protein gives MRHSRGSVVASAPSGVPTGAGGGLLPARDLAAAWFLVVLISVPAWVLTVGQARDMGVEPGTMGMALPLFLLLWVTMMAAMMLPSMAPVAITWVRGIGRQSSGWARTGRTVAFIAGYLLVWTAFGLLAYAALALTGHLVDDHPAAGRWIGSVAFALAGLYQLGPLKYVCLRHCRDPLGHLVRYSGFRGPLRDLRVGLHHGAYCVGCCAGLMVVLVPLGVMNVAAMAGLAVVIFLEKLSPWGVLLGRVVGVAFLVLAVLAPFQDWLLPGLRDSMPTMGDM, from the coding sequence ATGCGTCACAGCCGCGGTTCCGTCGTCGCATCCGCCCCGTCCGGCGTCCCGACCGGAGCGGGCGGAGGGCTGCTGCCGGCCCGGGATCTCGCGGCCGCCTGGTTCCTCGTGGTGCTGATCTCGGTGCCCGCCTGGGTGCTGACCGTCGGCCAAGCACGTGACATGGGCGTCGAGCCCGGCACGATGGGGATGGCGCTGCCGCTGTTCCTGCTGCTGTGGGTGACGATGATGGCGGCCATGATGCTGCCGTCCATGGCGCCGGTGGCGATCACCTGGGTCCGGGGTATCGGCCGGCAGTCCTCCGGCTGGGCCCGCACCGGGCGGACCGTCGCGTTCATCGCCGGGTATCTGCTGGTGTGGACGGCGTTCGGACTCCTCGCCTACGCGGCCCTGGCCCTGACCGGCCACCTCGTCGACGACCACCCCGCCGCCGGCCGCTGGATCGGCTCGGTCGCCTTCGCGCTGGCGGGCCTCTACCAGCTGGGCCCCCTGAAGTACGTCTGCCTGCGGCACTGCCGCGACCCACTCGGCCATCTCGTGCGCTACTCCGGCTTCCGCGGGCCGCTGCGCGATCTGCGGGTGGGCCTGCACCACGGGGCGTACTGCGTCGGCTGCTGTGCCGGGCTGATGGTCGTCCTCGTGCCGCTGGGCGTGATGAACGTGGCGGCGATGGCGGGGCTGGCCGTGGTGATCTTCCTGGAGAAGCTGTCACCTTGGGGGGTGCTGCTCGGGCGGGTGGTCGGCGTGGCGTTCCTCGTCCTGGCGGTGCTCGCGCCCTTCCAGGACTGGCTGCTGCCGGGGCTGCGGGACTCGATGCCGACGATGGGCGACATGTGA
- a CDS encoding glycoside hydrolase family 43 protein → MPSRRTLLRVMAALPASAVLLGELPGAAYAAAPASGSATRYTIVPFLNSNDGTVNVYQSDDALDFRLVQASAYTPPSNRIRDASVFKHTDGYYYITYTTHTWQDVSTTIGFARSSDRVNWTFLYDYTVPITNLSRAWAPEWFVDSDGSVNVIVSCSLTSDEWIFTPYRLKATNSALTAWSSPVALAGIGSNHIDTFIVKIGSTYHAFTKNETTKYIEYATATSLTGPYTISRTGDWAGWGSYREGPALVQLDNGAWRLFFDGYGDGKYYYSDSYDTFATWSAPTALPVISGTARHFTVIKETVSGGPTLAKNVTRSFQSANYTTRYWQTQSSLLNLPVVTSSSTSAEKTASTFTVVAGLADSGGYSFRDSAGNYLRHWDFRGRFDANDGTSTFAKDATFIARTGSTTGSIRFESYNYPGYYLRHYNYQLRVERSDGTALFRQDSSFTPVTAWA, encoded by the coding sequence ATGCCGTCACGTCGTACCCTGCTGCGCGTCATGGCGGCCCTGCCCGCCTCGGCCGTCCTGCTCGGCGAACTGCCCGGCGCGGCCTACGCCGCCGCCCCGGCCAGCGGCTCCGCCACCCGCTACACGATCGTGCCGTTCCTCAACAGCAACGACGGCACGGTGAACGTCTACCAGTCGGACGACGCCCTCGACTTCCGCCTGGTGCAGGCCTCCGCGTACACGCCGCCGAGCAACCGGATCCGCGACGCCAGCGTGTTCAAGCACACCGACGGCTACTACTACATCACCTACACCACGCACACCTGGCAGGACGTCAGCACCACCATCGGCTTCGCCCGTAGCTCCGACCGGGTCAACTGGACCTTCCTGTACGACTACACGGTCCCGATCACCAACCTGTCCCGGGCGTGGGCGCCGGAGTGGTTCGTCGACAGCGACGGCAGCGTCAACGTCATCGTGTCCTGCTCGCTCACCAGCGACGAGTGGATCTTCACACCCTATCGGCTGAAGGCGACGAACTCCGCGCTCACGGCGTGGAGTTCACCGGTGGCCCTGGCCGGCATCGGCTCGAACCACATCGACACCTTCATCGTGAAGATCGGCTCGACCTACCACGCCTTCACGAAGAACGAGACGACCAAGTACATCGAGTACGCCACCGCGACCTCCCTGACCGGCCCCTACACAATCTCCAGGACCGGCGACTGGGCCGGCTGGGGCAGCTACCGCGAGGGCCCCGCGCTGGTGCAGCTCGACAACGGCGCCTGGCGCCTGTTCTTCGACGGCTACGGCGACGGCAAGTACTACTACAGCGACAGCTACGACACCTTCGCCACCTGGTCCGCGCCGACGGCCCTGCCCGTGATCTCCGGTACGGCACGGCACTTCACGGTCATCAAGGAGACGGTGTCCGGCGGCCCGACCCTGGCGAAGAACGTCACCCGGTCCTTCCAGTCGGCCAACTACACCACCCGTTACTGGCAGACGCAGTCCTCGCTGCTCAACCTGCCGGTGGTGACCAGCTCCAGCACCTCCGCCGAGAAGACGGCCTCCACCTTCACCGTCGTCGCGGGCCTCGCCGACTCGGGCGGCTACTCGTTCCGCGACTCCGCCGGCAACTACCTGCGCCACTGGGACTTCCGGGGCCGCTTCGACGCCAACGACGGCACGTCGACCTTCGCCAAGGACGCCACGTTCATCGCCCGCACGGGCTCGACGACCGGCTCGATCCGCTTCGAGTCGTACAACTACCCCGGCTACTACCTGCGGCACTACAACTACCAGCTGCGCGTGGAGCGTTCGGACGGCACGGCGCTGTTCCGGCAGGACAGCTCGTTCACCCCGGTGACGGCCTGGGCCTGA
- a CDS encoding flotillin family protein, protein MPMVIGVVAGIAVGAVLVLIGVFKMMWRVAEPNEALIISGSKHKTEGLEEGMGFRIVTGRGTLVLPGVQAVRKLSLDLNETELHVDCVTHQGIPLKVRGVVIFKVGDDFVSIANAGRRFLDQQKLMSERVHNVFAGHLRSIVGGLTVEDMIRDREKLTGQTRAACGTEMEKLGLIVDSLQIHEIEDPTGYIQNLAMPHAAAVQRDARIAQAEANRLATEAEQQSFARMAEATRDSEILQAGYQAERDKAAAKTQQAGPLADAAARQEVVVQMTRVAELEAQRTEQQLQADVRKPADAKAYEKRTLAEAERDARISAAQAKAKETELAAAAEATRVKTAAGAEAEATKARGTASAAATRATGEAEAAAAQARGLAQAEATKAKGLAEAEAIKARAAALAENQEAVVAQQLAENWPEIVRAGASAFGNVDNMVVLNGADGMADMLAKALTMGGTGLGLARQLLASMNQNGQTPAGASALNGVAPQPPAQKVPVQED, encoded by the coding sequence ATGCCGATGGTCATCGGCGTCGTTGCGGGGATCGCGGTAGGTGCTGTCCTCGTTCTGATCGGTGTGTTCAAGATGATGTGGCGGGTCGCCGAGCCCAACGAGGCGCTCATCATCTCGGGTTCCAAGCACAAGACCGAGGGCCTCGAAGAGGGCATGGGATTCCGTATCGTCACGGGCCGCGGCACGCTGGTGCTGCCCGGCGTGCAGGCGGTGCGCAAGCTGTCCCTCGACCTCAACGAGACCGAGCTGCACGTGGACTGCGTGACCCACCAGGGCATTCCGCTGAAAGTACGGGGCGTCGTCATCTTCAAGGTGGGCGACGACTTCGTGTCCATCGCCAACGCGGGGCGCCGTTTCCTGGACCAGCAGAAGCTGATGTCGGAGCGGGTGCACAACGTCTTCGCCGGTCATCTGCGCTCCATCGTCGGCGGGTTGACGGTCGAGGACATGATCCGCGACCGGGAGAAGCTGACCGGGCAGACGCGGGCCGCGTGCGGCACGGAGATGGAGAAGCTCGGTCTGATCGTGGACTCGCTACAGATCCATGAGATCGAGGACCCGACCGGGTACATCCAGAACCTCGCGATGCCGCACGCCGCGGCCGTCCAGCGGGACGCGCGGATCGCGCAGGCCGAGGCGAACCGGCTGGCCACCGAGGCCGAGCAGCAGTCGTTCGCGCGGATGGCGGAGGCCACCCGGGACAGCGAGATCCTCCAGGCCGGCTATCAGGCGGAGCGCGACAAGGCCGCCGCCAAGACCCAGCAGGCGGGACCGCTCGCCGACGCCGCCGCCCGGCAGGAGGTCGTCGTGCAGATGACCCGGGTCGCCGAACTGGAGGCGCAGCGGACCGAGCAGCAGCTCCAGGCGGACGTGCGCAAACCCGCGGACGCGAAGGCGTACGAGAAGCGCACGCTGGCCGAGGCCGAGCGCGACGCACGCATCTCCGCCGCCCAAGCCAAGGCGAAGGAGACCGAGTTGGCCGCCGCGGCCGAGGCCACCCGGGTCAAGACGGCCGCGGGCGCCGAGGCCGAGGCGACCAAGGCGCGCGGTACGGCGTCGGCGGCGGCGACCCGGGCCACCGGTGAGGCCGAGGCCGCCGCGGCCCAGGCCAGGGGCCTGGCGCAGGCCGAGGCGACGAAGGCCAAGGGGCTCGCGGAGGCGGAGGCCATCAAGGCGCGGGCCGCCGCCCTCGCCGAGAACCAGGAGGCCGTGGTCGCCCAGCAACTCGCCGAGAACTGGCCGGAGATCGTGCGGGCCGGGGCGTCCGCGTTCGGGAACGTCGACAACATGGTGGTGCTCAACGGCGCCGACGGCATGGCGGACATGCTCGCCAAGGCGCTCACCATGGGCGGCACCGGTCTTGGCCTGGCCCGTCAGCTGCTCGCGTCCATGAACCAGAACGGGCAGACACCGGCCGGTGCTTCGGCCCTGAACGGGGTCGCGCCGCAGCCGCCGGCGCAGAAGGTGCCCGTCCAGGAGGACTGA
- a CDS encoding NADP-dependent oxidoreductase — translation MRAVRFHEYGEIDVLRVEDVPRPSPGPGQVLVEVRAAGIQPGEVMIREGARHGRWPAAFPSGQGSDLAGVVVELGAEARGFAVGDEVLGFTHNRASHAEFVVVDDVNLVSRPRGLPWEVAGSLYVAGTTAYATVFAVDPVPGDTVVVSGAAGGVGSLAVQLARRRGASVIGLAGERNHAWLKERGIVPVAYGEGVAERVREASGGRVDAFIDTFGDGYVDLAVELGVRPERINTIRDWRAAARVGARTYGEGSAACAVVLGQLARLAARGELEVPVARTYPLEQVRDAYRELELGHTHGKIVLCPWQPSVIRPRPSPG, via the coding sequence ATGCGGGCGGTCCGTTTCCACGAATACGGCGAGATCGACGTGCTGCGGGTGGAGGACGTGCCGCGCCCGTCACCCGGCCCCGGACAGGTGCTCGTCGAGGTGCGCGCGGCCGGGATCCAGCCCGGCGAGGTGATGATCCGCGAGGGCGCCCGGCACGGCCGCTGGCCGGCCGCCTTCCCCTCCGGACAGGGCAGCGATCTGGCCGGCGTGGTGGTGGAGCTCGGCGCCGAGGCACGCGGATTCGCGGTGGGCGACGAGGTGCTGGGCTTCACCCACAACCGGGCGAGCCACGCGGAGTTCGTGGTGGTCGACGACGTGAACCTGGTCTCCCGGCCGCGAGGGCTGCCCTGGGAGGTGGCCGGGTCGCTGTACGTGGCCGGTACGACCGCGTACGCCACCGTGTTCGCCGTGGACCCGGTCCCCGGGGACACGGTCGTGGTGTCCGGCGCGGCGGGCGGTGTCGGGTCGCTGGCCGTGCAGCTGGCGCGGCGTCGGGGCGCCTCGGTGATCGGGCTGGCGGGCGAACGCAACCACGCCTGGCTGAAGGAGCGCGGGATCGTCCCGGTGGCGTACGGCGAGGGCGTCGCCGAACGGGTCCGGGAGGCGTCCGGCGGCCGGGTCGACGCGTTCATCGACACGTTCGGCGACGGCTATGTGGACCTGGCCGTGGAGTTGGGCGTGCGGCCCGAGCGGATCAACACGATCCGCGACTGGCGGGCCGCGGCCAGGGTCGGTGCGCGCACCTACGGCGAGGGCTCGGCGGCCTGCGCGGTCGTCCTCGGCCAACTGGCCCGGCTCGCCGCTCGCGGGGAGCTGGAGGTGCCGGTCGCCCGCACCTACCCGTTGGAGCAGGTGCGGGACGCGTACCGCGAGCTGGAGCTGGGGCACACCCACGGCAAGATCGTGCTGTGCCCCTGGCAGCCTTCGGTGATCAGGCCCAGGCCGTCACCGGGGTGA
- a CDS encoding type II toxin-antitoxin system PemK/MazF family toxin, translating into MTAFTDENVPGRFGATATTEAAPREVGRVRTEYSPAHDGDPDPGEIVWTWVPFEENDGRGKDRPVLVVAREAAGTVLAVQLSSKRHDGDREWVPIGSGPWDKSGRDSWVDVDRILRLHEDGMRREACALDRGRFNLVRQRLHERYGWT; encoded by the coding sequence GTGACTGCGTTTACCGATGAGAACGTTCCCGGCCGCTTCGGCGCCACCGCCACCACCGAGGCCGCCCCGCGCGAGGTGGGCCGGGTGCGCACCGAGTACTCACCCGCGCACGACGGCGACCCGGACCCCGGGGAGATCGTGTGGACCTGGGTGCCCTTCGAGGAGAACGACGGGCGGGGCAAGGACCGGCCCGTGCTGGTGGTGGCCAGGGAGGCGGCCGGGACCGTCCTCGCCGTGCAGCTGTCCAGCAAGCGGCACGACGGCGACCGCGAGTGGGTGCCGATCGGCAGCGGCCCCTGGGACAAGTCGGGCCGCGACTCCTGGGTGGACGTGGACCGCATCCTGCGGCTGCACGAGGACGGCATGCGCCGGGAGGCGTGCGCGCTGGACCGCGGCCGGTTCAACCTGGTCAGGCAGCGGCTGCACGAGCGCTACGGCTGGACCTGA
- a CDS encoding TIGR02452 family protein: MSARLRGIAQQTEQIVEAGFYRLPDGREVSVGEATEAARAGTRMYGPVPVPVPVWTPADLFVEVTGESSLEAARRLGGNPAVLNFASARNPGGGYLNGAQAQEEALCRASALYACVREARDFYDHHRAHRDPFYTDRVLHSPAVPVFRDDRGRFLDEPYLCGFLTAAAPNAGVVRRTAPERAGELPRALAVRAERVLEVAAAEGYRRLVLGAWGCGVFQNDPTQVAGAFHALLRPGGRFAEAFEHVVFGVLDRTQGHVVRAAFEKTFQVQP, translated from the coding sequence ATGAGCGCGCGCCTGCGCGGGATCGCCCAGCAGACGGAACAGATCGTCGAGGCCGGTTTCTATCGCCTCCCTGACGGGCGCGAGGTGTCCGTGGGGGAGGCGACAGAAGCCGCGCGGGCCGGTACGCGGATGTACGGGCCGGTGCCGGTGCCGGTGCCGGTCTGGACGCCGGCCGACCTGTTCGTCGAGGTCACCGGCGAGAGCAGCCTGGAGGCCGCGCGCCGGCTCGGCGGCAACCCGGCCGTCCTGAACTTCGCCTCGGCCCGCAACCCCGGCGGCGGCTATCTCAACGGCGCCCAGGCCCAGGAGGAGGCCCTGTGCCGGGCCTCCGCGCTGTACGCGTGCGTACGGGAGGCCCGAGACTTCTACGACCACCACCGGGCCCACCGCGACCCGTTCTACACCGACCGTGTCCTCCACTCACCGGCCGTGCCCGTCTTCCGCGACGACCGTGGCCGGTTCCTGGACGAGCCGTACCTCTGCGGCTTCCTGACGGCCGCCGCGCCCAACGCGGGCGTCGTCCGGCGTACGGCGCCGGAGCGGGCCGGCGAGCTGCCGCGGGCCCTGGCCGTCCGCGCCGAGCGGGTGCTGGAGGTCGCGGCGGCCGAGGGGTACCGGCGGCTGGTGCTCGGGGCGTGGGGGTGCGGGGTCTTCCAGAACGATCCGACGCAGGTGGCGGGGGCCTTTCACGCCCTGTTGCGGCCCGGGGGAAGGTTCGCGGAGGCCTTCGAGCACGTGGTGTTCGGGGTCCTCGACCGCACGCAGGGTCACGTGGTGCGGGCGGCCTTCGAGAAGACCTTTCAGGTCCAGCCGTAG